One window from the genome of Natrialba magadii ATCC 43099 encodes:
- a CDS encoding extracellular solute-binding protein yields the protein MPLQRRQLLAGIGGAATLTVAGCLGDDDRGTTLWNEFEDAEEETLEEHLEVFNEGRDDELNADNIADMEDQLETAIPAGDGPGTFAWAHDWLGRYHDQEFGYDASGDLSLDLESEFTADAVDAVQWEGHTYGVPYASETVTLMYNPDLVDEPPETLEEMVDIMDDHHDPSNGQYGLSYPPVDPYFVSGYLHAFGGRIFHEDTGELGIEDDEFIEGLELLQDNLWEYVPEDPEYGSQMAPFNDGNAPFAINGPWQVGGFRDAGVDATLAPLPDVDGGSPTPYTGIQVWYFTAALEDADETTFETIMDFAEWYTTNEDVIVDNAERHGLIPVHQEYAESDDLGEDVETFIETVEMGTPMPADPRMDLVFTPLEEALERVFNESEEPAEAMEAAAEEIRGRWD from the coding sequence ATGCCACTGCAACGCAGGCAACTCCTCGCGGGGATCGGGGGAGCCGCAACGCTGACAGTCGCAGGATGTCTCGGTGACGATGACCGCGGTACCACGCTCTGGAACGAGTTCGAAGACGCTGAAGAGGAGACGCTCGAAGAGCACCTCGAAGTGTTCAACGAGGGTCGTGACGACGAACTCAACGCGGATAACATCGCCGATATGGAAGACCAGCTCGAGACGGCGATTCCAGCCGGTGACGGTCCTGGAACGTTCGCATGGGCGCACGACTGGCTCGGGCGCTACCACGACCAGGAGTTCGGCTACGATGCCAGTGGCGACCTCTCGCTCGACCTTGAGAGCGAGTTCACCGCTGACGCTGTCGACGCAGTCCAGTGGGAGGGGCACACCTACGGCGTCCCGTACGCGTCCGAGACGGTGACGCTAATGTACAATCCAGATCTTGTCGACGAGCCACCAGAGACGCTCGAGGAGATGGTCGACATCATGGACGACCACCACGACCCGTCCAACGGCCAGTACGGCCTCTCGTACCCACCGGTCGATCCGTACTTCGTCAGCGGCTATCTCCACGCCTTCGGCGGCCGAATCTTCCACGAGGATACCGGCGAACTCGGCATCGAAGACGACGAGTTCATCGAGGGCCTCGAACTACTCCAGGACAACCTCTGGGAGTACGTTCCTGAAGACCCAGAGTACGGGTCCCAGATGGCACCGTTCAACGACGGCAACGCACCGTTCGCGATCAACGGTCCGTGGCAGGTCGGCGGCTTCCGGGATGCTGGCGTCGACGCGACGCTCGCACCGCTGCCGGACGTCGACGGCGGATCGCCGACGCCGTACACCGGCATTCAGGTCTGGTACTTCACTGCCGCACTCGAGGACGCAGACGAGACCACGTTCGAGACGATCATGGACTTCGCCGAGTGGTACACGACGAACGAGGACGTCATCGTCGACAACGCCGAACGGCACGGCCTGATTCCAGTCCATCAGGAGTACGCAGAGAGCGACGACCTGGGTGAGGACGTCGAGACCTTCATCGAAACCGTCGAGATGGGAACGCCGATGCCGGCCGACCCGCGAATGGACCTCGTCTTCACGCCACTCGAGGAGGCACTCGAGCGCGTGTTCAACGAGAGCGAAGAACCGGCCGAGGCGATGGAAGCGGCAGCCGAAGAGATTCGCGGACGCTGGGACTAA
- a CDS encoding carbohydrate ABC transporter permease, which produces MSTSFLDRVSSEGQRLLPFETRNLNLFGLLLVAPGVVLFLSFMLFPIAFLVYLSMTDATHAGTIIGGDTNFVGFDNYVDLFTDSQFWTSFGITWLFLAVSLVIKIIVGLGLAMLLTHARVVGKRYMRAIVIIPMGLPAIFIITVWRGMFSGARFGPFNELLATYNSAVSTLAGMVDQALFFVAVSVPEFLLVDLPVSWLSGRWSAFMAYVTTEVWLAYPFMVIIIVSALQDVPMELHDAAKVDGAGYFHRFIHVTLPAVKRPVMFASILTAATSFQQFLIPWIFNAGGPSRQNELLIVYGYREAIELNQYAYASAIMVTAIAFIGLFMWLAVRKGNLAEGVDSA; this is translated from the coding sequence ATGTCTACGTCATTCCTCGATCGCGTTTCGTCGGAGGGCCAGCGGCTGCTCCCGTTCGAGACGCGTAATCTCAACCTGTTCGGGCTCTTGCTCGTTGCACCCGGCGTCGTGTTGTTCCTGTCGTTCATGCTGTTTCCGATCGCGTTCCTGGTCTATCTCTCGATGACCGACGCGACCCACGCAGGGACGATTATCGGCGGCGACACGAACTTCGTCGGGTTCGACAACTACGTCGACCTCTTCACAGATAGTCAGTTCTGGACCTCCTTCGGGATAACCTGGCTGTTCCTGGCGGTGAGTCTGGTCATCAAGATTATCGTCGGACTCGGCCTCGCGATGTTGCTCACGCACGCTCGCGTCGTCGGAAAGCGGTACATGCGAGCGATCGTCATCATCCCGATGGGGCTGCCGGCGATTTTCATTATCACGGTCTGGCGCGGGATGTTCAGCGGTGCCCGATTCGGTCCGTTCAACGAGCTATTAGCGACGTACAACAGCGCTGTCTCCACGCTCGCCGGCATGGTCGATCAAGCGCTGTTTTTCGTTGCCGTTTCAGTACCCGAGTTCCTGCTCGTTGACCTGCCAGTGAGCTGGCTGAGCGGTCGGTGGAGTGCGTTTATGGCGTACGTGACGACGGAGGTCTGGTTGGCGTATCCGTTCATGGTGATCATCATCGTGAGCGCGCTGCAGGACGTCCCGATGGAACTGCACGACGCTGCCAAAGTCGACGGCGCGGGCTACTTCCACCGCTTTATCCACGTGACGCTGCCGGCGGTCAAGCGGCCGGTCATGTTCGCGTCGATCCTGACTGCTGCAACCTCGTTCCAGCAGTTCCTCATTCCGTGGATCTTCAACGCGGGTGGTCCCTCGCGCCAGAACGAGTTGCTCATCGTCTACGGCTATCGCGAGGCGATCGAACTCAATCAGTACGCCTACGCATCCGCAATCATGGTCACAGCAATCGCATTTATCGGCCTGTTCATGTGGCTCGCCGTCAGAAAAGGCAACCTCGCCGAGGGGGTGGATAGCGCATGA
- a CDS encoding sugar ABC transporter permease encodes MIAVVAILANVIGVLTTWAHEKVAWPMRAARTARLTFEQVRTGKRSVWDLAKTVASTVGAIAVLVVLMFPIYWIFAASLSEGAGLMSTDGVFADPSTYNLDAYRWVLFESAFPSALLNSLIVVFVTVSVSMSVVIPGAYALSRHEFRGRKKILYGYVLFTQVGAGLSIATLIALYVLFVNFGLSNNLLVLGLFYAAGAIPFNTWLLKTFMDNIPISYEEAAVIDGASRWQVIREVILPLSKPGIAVVLVFTFLAGWNEFIVAQTLLRPENYTLSVELYALATSGQYDTPWTQFSAFAILFAMPVALIYFFAQSYVESGLSFGGMEG; translated from the coding sequence ATGATCGCGGTCGTTGCCATCCTCGCGAACGTCATCGGCGTGCTCACCACCTGGGCACACGAGAAGGTGGCCTGGCCGATGCGGGCCGCCAGAACGGCCAGACTCACCTTCGAACAGGTTCGCACCGGGAAGCGAAGCGTCTGGGATCTCGCCAAGACGGTCGCCAGTACCGTTGGCGCGATTGCGGTCCTCGTCGTGCTCATGTTCCCGATCTACTGGATCTTCGCGGCCTCGCTCTCCGAGGGCGCGGGGCTGATGAGCACCGACGGCGTCTTCGCGGATCCATCGACGTACAATCTGGATGCCTACCGCTGGGTGCTGTTCGAATCCGCCTTCCCGAGTGCGCTGCTCAACAGCCTGATCGTCGTCTTCGTGACCGTCTCGGTCTCGATGTCGGTCGTCATCCCAGGCGCGTACGCACTCTCACGCCACGAGTTCCGCGGTCGAAAGAAGATTCTCTACGGCTACGTCCTGTTTACGCAGGTCGGTGCCGGACTGTCGATCGCGACGCTCATCGCACTCTACGTGCTGTTCGTCAACTTCGGCCTGAGCAACAACCTGCTTGTGCTCGGGCTGTTCTACGCTGCGGGTGCGATTCCGTTCAACACCTGGCTGCTCAAGACGTTCATGGACAACATTCCGATCTCTTACGAGGAGGCCGCCGTCATCGACGGCGCGAGCCGCTGGCAGGTCATCCGCGAAGTGATCCTCCCACTCTCGAAGCCCGGTATCGCCGTCGTCCTGGTGTTTACCTTCCTCGCGGGCTGGAACGAGTTCATCGTCGCCCAGACACTGCTTCGACCCGAGAACTACACGCTCTCGGTCGAACTCTACGCGCTCGCGACGTCCGGCCAGTACGACACACCGTGGACCCAGTTCTCGGCGTTCGCGATCCTGTTTGCGATGCCCGTGGCGCTGATCTACTTCTTCGCCCAGAGCTACGTCGAGAGCGGACTCTCGTTTGGCGGGATGGAAGGGTAA